CGTCGGTCACCGTGAAGGTGATCGACGCGGGGCCGCGGTAGTTCTGCGGTCCCTGGTAGCGGATCGTCTCCTTGTCGACGAAGTTCTTCGAACCGTCGCTCTGCAGCGCGGTCACGCTTGAGGCGTCCGGGATCCAGGCGTCGCGCCCCGAGGGCACCTTGAGGATGTCGGAGAGCTTCCACTCGCGCGACTCGTTCATCGGCACGTACTGGATCGGCAGCGCGGGGTCGATGAGCGGCGGGTCGTCGAAGCTGTCGTCGACCGCCGCCGGCACGAGGATGAACGCGGTCGCCGACAGTCCGTCGGTCTCGTTCGTCACCCGGTAGGCGATCGCCTGGCGCTTCTCGCCCGGCGTCACGGTGATCTTGCCGATGCGATCGGCGTCGACCTCGCCCGAGGAGGCGTTCGGACCTTCGAGCGAGACGACGAGGTCGGAGTTGCGCCCCGCGGGGTTGAACGCCGAGCCGTCGAAGATGTCGACCGTGACCGTCTTCTTGCCGGCGATCTGCTTGAGGGTGAGCGCGAGGTCCTTCGCCGACGGCGGCATGAGCGGCGCCTCCGGGGTCACCTGCACCATGGCGTAGCTGTTGGTCGAGCCGCCGAGCTCGTTGACGAGCCGGTAGCGGATGGCGAAGGTGCCCTCCTCCTTCGGCGCGGTCACCACGAGGTAGCGCTCGTCGACGACCTCCGCCTCGATGCCCTCCGGCACCTCGACGAGCTTCTTGTCGACGTGGATGCGCGAGCCCTGCGGGTCGGAGTCGTTCGCGGTCAGGTCGACCTGGGCGATCTTTCCGGGTCGCACCGAGATGCTGTCGGGCACCGCGCTGGGGTTCTGCGCGGCATCCGGGGGCTGGATGACGGCGATGCGGATCTCGGCGGTGCCGGTCGCGCCGAAGGCGTCGAACACCTGGTACGAGAAGGTGTCGGTGCCCGCGACGCCCGGGAAGGCCGTGTAGACGAGGTAGTCGGTGCCGAGCTCGTCGAGCGACCCCATCGACGGGCCGGTGGGGGTGCGCAGCAGCTGCACCGAGTCGCCGTCGGGGTCGATGCGCTGCAGCGGCAGGTCGACGCGGATGGTGCCGCCCGCGAGCACCCGGGCGATCACCGGGACCGGCTTCGGTTCGCGGTTGGACTCCTCCTCGACGCGGGTCACCGTGAACACCACGGTGGCCGCGGCGCTCTCGCCGTAGGCGTCCAGCACCCGGTAGGCGGCCTGGTACTGGCCGGGCTCGTCGGGGGCCTGGAAACGCACGGTGTCGTCGTTGACGAAGGCGATGCCGGCGGTCGGCTCGGTGACGAGCTCGTCGGCGAGGAACATCCGCGCGTCGTCGGGGTGCTCGTCGTTGGCGAGCACCTTCACCGTCACGATGTCGCCCGCGCGCACGGTCACGAGGTCGTCGCGGGCGATCGGCGGCTGGTGCTTCGTGAGCGGGGGCACCGGCACGATGGTGACGCCCGCCGACGCCGTCGCGGAGCCGTCCGAGATCGTGTAGGTGAAGCCGATCTGCGAGGTGAGCGCCTGCGGCGAGGTCACCCGGATGAGCGTCGCCTCGAGCAGCTCGACCACGACGCCCTTGGCCTGCACGTCGGCGGGCACCGAGATCGACTGGACGGCGAGGATGCGCCCGCTCGGGCTCACATCGTTGCTGAGCACTGAGACCGTGGTGGGCTCGTCGGCGCGCAGGTAGGCGGTGTCCTTGACGGCGACCGGCGGCAGCACGTCGTCGACGGGAGGATCCTTGACGTCGATGCGGATGATGCCCGTGCTGGGCACCCCTCCCGCGGTCACCGAGTACTCGACGTAGTAGACGCCCGCCGTGCCCGCCGAGAACTGGACGACGTTCTGCTCGCTGTCGAGGGAGATCGTCGCACCGTCGCCCGGGTCGTCGATGCTCGCGATCGCGAGTGCGGCGCCGCCCGGCGAGAGGTCGTTCTCGAGCGGCTTGATGGTGACCTGCTCACCGGTGAACGCGCTCGCGAAGTCGGGGGTGCCGACCGGCTTGAGCGCCCCCGCAGGCTGCACGTCGACGATGAGCGTTCCCGTGACCGCGTCACCGGAGCCGTCGGTCACCTGGAACTGCACCTCCTTCTCGCCGAGCTCGGAGGTCTGGTGGGTGAAGGTGACGACGCCGTCGGGGGTGAAGCGCACGAGGTCGCCCGAGGTGGGGGCGGCGCCCGAGAGGTAGAGGTCGTCGCCGTCGGGGTCGCGCCAGTTGGCGAGCACGTTGTAGGCGACGGTCTGGTTCGCCTCGACGCTCGTGGCCGAGGTGCGCAGCTCGACCGGCAGCGCGTTCACGCCGTCCGGGACGACCCGCAGGCTCACGCGCGCGGTCGTCGTCCCGCCGCGCCCGTCGTCGATCGTGTAGTCGAAGCCGACGCCGCCCGAGTACGACGGATCGGGGGTGAACTGCAGGGCGCGACCCCCGTCGATGAGGTCGAGTCGTCCCGTCGACTCGGTGACGGCGCCGTGGTCGGAGATGACGAGCACGTCGCCGTCCGGGTCGGAGTCGTTGTCGAGCACCGAGAGGATCGTCGTGCGGCCGGGACGGATGCCGAAGTCGTCGTCGACCGCGGTCGGCGGGCGGTTCTGGTCGGTGCGCTGCGCGAGGGTGTCCTCGAAGGACTGCAGGGCCGACTGGTCGTCTCCCTCCTCCTCGTTCTCCTCCTGCTCGGGCGGGATCACGTCGTCCCAGTTGTCGACGAGACGCATGTTCTCGGCCGGCAGCCAGACGTTGCCGTTGCTGAGGTCGTTGAGCACGATGACGCTGCGGTTCACGCGGAACTCGAGGCGGCTGCCCGCGGTCGGCTGGTCGATGTCCTGGCCCTGCGGGGCGCTGCCTTCGCAGGCGATCAGGTAGCGCTGCGCGTGCGCCCACGCGCCGTGCGCGCAGCCCGCGACGTTCACGGGGGCCGCGACGTCCTCCGGGTCGCTCGTCGAGGCACCCGTCTCGGCGTCGATCGCCTCGACCGCGCCCGACCCGAGGTCGACGCGCAGCAGTCCGGATCCGGTGGCCAGCACGGCGAAGCCCGAGACCGGGCCGCTCTGCTGGAGGCGCAGGGCACGATCGTCGCCGAGCTCGCGCACCGTGCCGTCCTGGTCGACGAGCGAGTTGGTCGACTCGTCGAGGGCCACGACACGCTCGCCGATGGCGGCGAGCTGGAACTCGCCGATCCCCGGGAAGGCCGACTCGATCGGCACGTCCGCCAGAGTCGGGATGCGGTAGAGCGTCTTGTCGTGAGGCGAGACCGCGACGATCGCGCCGGACGGCGTCACGACGGCGTGGCCGCCCTCACCGAGCTCGAGCAGCGGCGGCGTGGAGACGAAGTTGAGCTGCAGGTCGCCCACCGCGGAGAGCGCCCAGAGCTGGCCGCGCGACACGACCGCGATGACCTCGCCTCCGTAGCTCACCTCGGCGTCGGGCG
The Protaetiibacter larvae DNA segment above includes these coding regions:
- a CDS encoding Ig-like domain-containing protein, which encodes MTPGAGRNEGERERMGVLARGWWRARRKTVATVATISLVAGGTLTVAALHPGFPVTDVELTSRDVWVTNGELLRGGRLNKQIDELNGSVMASSPDFDVLQDGDSTFLVDPDNDRLESVDAASTTVTSSVDLPPDAEVSYGGEVIAVVSRGQLWALSAVGDLQLNFVSTPPLLELGEGGHAVVTPSGAIVAVSPHDKTLYRIPTLADVPIESAFPGIGEFQLAAIGERVVALDESTNSLVDQDGTVRELGDDRALRLQQSGPVSGFAVLATGSGLLRVDLGSGAVEAIDAETGASTSDPEDVAAPVNVAGCAHGAWAHAQRYLIACEGSAPQGQDIDQPTAGSRLEFRVNRSVIVLNDLSNGNVWLPAENMRLVDNWDDVIPPEQEENEEEGDDQSALQSFEDTLAQRTDQNRPPTAVDDDFGIRPGRTTILSVLDNDSDPDGDVLVISDHGAVTESTGRLDLIDGGRALQFTPDPSYSGGVGFDYTIDDGRGGTTTARVSLRVVPDGVNALPVELRTSATSVEANQTVAYNVLANWRDPDGDDLYLSGAAPTSGDLVRFTPDGVVTFTHQTSELGEKEVQFQVTDGSGDAVTGTLIVDVQPAGALKPVGTPDFASAFTGEQVTIKPLENDLSPGGAALAIASIDDPGDGATISLDSEQNVVQFSAGTAGVYYVEYSVTAGGVPSTGIIRIDVKDPPVDDVLPPVAVKDTAYLRADEPTTVSVLSNDVSPSGRILAVQSISVPADVQAKGVVVELLEATLIRVTSPQALTSQIGFTYTISDGSATASAGVTIVPVPPLTKHQPPIARDDLVTVRAGDIVTVKVLANDEHPDDARMFLADELVTEPTAGIAFVNDDTVRFQAPDEPGQYQAAYRVLDAYGESAAATVVFTVTRVEEESNREPKPVPVIARVLAGGTIRVDLPLQRIDPDGDSVQLLRTPTGPSMGSLDELGTDYLVYTAFPGVAGTDTFSYQVFDAFGATGTAEIRIAVIQPPDAAQNPSAVPDSISVRPGKIAQVDLTANDSDPQGSRIHVDKKLVEVPEGIEAEVVDERYLVVTAPKEEGTFAIRYRLVNELGGSTNSYAMVQVTPEAPLMPPSAKDLALTLKQIAGKKTVTVDIFDGSAFNPAGRNSDLVVSLEGPNASSGEVDADRIGKITVTPGEKRQAIAYRVTNETDGLSATAFILVPAAVDDSFDDPPLIDPALPIQYVPMNESREWKLSDILKVPSGRDAWIPDASSVTALQSDGSKNFVDKETIRYQGPQNYRGPASITFTVTDGASADDPKGNYATLTLPIVVGDPEFRDTPPTFTTPQLQVEVGETATIDLRAATGHPNPEILQQVTYSELAGTGPKLTGSLDGSQLTVSTPRNTPKGTAFDLAVTLRWDKFTVPGTVHVIVVGSTRPPALAVDDAYETQRGDGVVITSPLVNDFNPYAATGEALTIVNAKVQNDGEPAGVSFTADQIRVTPNPALKSGTINIVYTIHDATEDPDRAVNGLITVVVSDVPDQTQKPTVPGQGDEGAVTIGFQAPASNGKPITSYEVRSTPAVAVPADCVPPACEITGLTNGTSYQFSVRAVNEHGPGEWSAWSNGVIPYGTPATPAPSITTVDPWAPNAVIRASWAGVAANGGSVEYEWRIDGGGWTRTPALNTGDVTVQAGGHSIEVRAVNSGGKTSAVAAASISITAQAVPPTPGGLGVSGSGNTAPATLTWSWGAVTANPGGGAGLRYEVSTNSGGSWINVNSNTSYSRSGLGAGSYTLQVRAVNKAGASAPTGNVSGTVAAPAPTSWTVTTTSGTCPERTTSFGNYDGTNCANGFIPRSTSLVVSCYSERNATSYQLWYTIVSGSPKALYNGGGWQVAAGTTDMPSRPSGMPRC